One genomic window of Campylobacter fetus subsp. fetus includes the following:
- a CDS encoding NAD(P)-binding domain-containing protein, protein MENIYDVVVIGGGPFGIATVVEAKYNGFKNVLLLEKGDNHSQTIRKFYKDGKRVDKVYKGLDSQTHGNVEFFDGTKESTLNYFDNLLDNGKIDAVFNIEVESVKKDGDIFNIVTSKNTYKSKNVMIGIGRMGKPNKPEYKIPPSLTQIVNFNLNSCNCGENILVIGGGNSAAEYAIELSKCNTVTLCYRKEKFTRLNEINEAQVFEYFNDKKLNLKLGIDVIGLDNENGKVKVNFSNNSSEIYDRIIYAIGGSTPVDFLQKCGIELNKDGEPIVDEHLQTNTPRLFVGGDIASKNGGSIVVALNDAHTVIDYIIKSK, encoded by the coding sequence ATGGAAAATATATACGATGTGGTCGTTATAGGCGGCGGACCTTTTGGTATAGCCACTGTTGTTGAAGCCAAATACAACGGCTTTAAGAATGTTCTTCTGCTTGAAAAAGGTGATAATCACTCTCAAACCATACGAAAGTTTTACAAAGACGGAAAGAGAGTCGATAAAGTTTATAAAGGTCTAGATAGCCAGACTCATGGAAATGTCGAGTTTTTTGACGGTACAAAAGAGAGTACTTTAAATTACTTTGATAATCTTCTTGACAATGGCAAAATAGACGCGGTGTTTAATATCGAAGTTGAAAGCGTAAAAAAAGACGGCGATATATTCAATATAGTAACATCAAAAAACACCTATAAATCTAAAAACGTGATGATAGGAATAGGAAGAATGGGCAAACCTAACAAACCTGAGTATAAAATTCCGCCATCACTAACTCAAATAGTAAATTTTAATCTAAATAGCTGTAATTGCGGTGAAAATATACTAGTCATAGGCGGCGGAAATTCCGCAGCAGAGTACGCTATAGAGCTTAGCAAATGTAACACCGTAACGCTTTGCTATAGAAAAGAGAAATTTACTAGATTAAACGAGATAAACGAAGCACAAGTTTTTGAATATTTTAACGATAAAAAACTAAACTTAAAGCTTGGAATAGACGTTATTGGTCTAGATAATGAAAACGGTAAGGTAAAAGTTAATTTTAGTAATAACTCTAGTGAAATTTACGATAGAATTATATATGCTATAGGCGGCTCTACTCCGGTTGATTTTTTACAAAAATGCGGTATAGAGTTAAATAAAGATGGAGAGCCGATCGTAGATGAGCATCTTCAAACAAATACTCCAAGGCTGTTTGTAGGAGGAGATATAGCTAGTAAAAATGGCGGAAGTATCGTAGTAGCTTTAAATGATGCTCATACCGTGATTGATTATATTATAAAATCAAAATAA
- a CDS encoding glutamate-5-semialdehyde dehydrogenase: MEKLLNNLKNSSKSLSILTQTQRENLIINIANEIMSAKDEILSANKIDLDLAQDLSSALKDRLKLTSKSIENLCNSIKNIANLKDVIGVIKDGWQTKSGLKIEKITIPLGNIATIYESRPNVTAEVAALCIKSANGCALKGGKEAKNTNLAIIKAIHKALQKCGLDKNCVVYLDIDRNEVKKLINMDKYLDLIVPRGGENLVKFVSQNATIPVLKHDKGLCHIYVDEFADLDKALSICVNAKCSRPGVCNAAETILVHEEVANEFIPNLKKSLDEFNVIIFGCKKTAKIIDCELANEQNYSTEYLDFKLNLKIVKNLEESLEHISEFSSGHSEAVISESYSICERFLSLVDSACVYANASTRFSDGGEFGFGAEIGISTNKLHARGPVGLNELTTYKYIIRANGQII; the protein is encoded by the coding sequence ATGGAAAAATTACTAAATAATTTAAAAAACTCATCAAAGTCACTGTCTATTCTAACTCAAACTCAAAGAGAAAATTTGATTATTAACATTGCAAACGAAATTATGAGTGCCAAAGATGAAATTTTATCTGCTAATAAGATTGATTTAGATCTTGCTCAAGATCTCAGCAGCGCATTAAAAGATAGATTAAAATTAACTAGTAAAAGCATAGAAAATCTATGCAACTCCATAAAAAATATAGCAAATTTAAAAGATGTTATAGGCGTAATAAAAGATGGTTGGCAGACAAAATCCGGACTAAAAATAGAAAAAATCACCATTCCGCTTGGTAATATAGCTACGATTTATGAGTCTCGCCCAAATGTCACGGCCGAAGTAGCCGCACTTTGTATAAAAAGTGCAAACGGATGCGCTCTAAAAGGCGGCAAAGAAGCTAAAAATACGAACTTAGCCATAATAAAAGCCATCCACAAAGCTTTACAAAAATGCGGTTTAGACAAAAACTGCGTTGTTTATCTAGATATCGATAGAAACGAAGTCAAGAAGCTTATAAATATGGATAAATATCTAGATCTTATAGTTCCTAGAGGTGGTGAAAACTTAGTTAAATTCGTAAGCCAAAATGCAACAATCCCGGTTTTAAAACACGATAAAGGACTATGTCATATCTATGTTGATGAGTTTGCGGATCTTGATAAAGCATTAAGTATTTGTGTAAATGCGAAATGCTCACGACCAGGAGTGTGCAACGCTGCTGAAACTATTTTGGTTCACGAAGAAGTGGCCAATGAGTTTATACCGAATTTAAAAAAGTCGCTAGATGAGTTTAATGTTATAATTTTTGGCTGCAAAAAAACAGCAAAAATCATAGATTGTGAGTTGGCAAACGAACAAAACTACTCTACTGAATACCTTGATTTTAAACTAAATTTAAAAATAGTAAAAAATTTGGAAGAATCTCTAGAACATATAAGCGAATTTAGCTCAGGACACTCTGAAGCAGTAATTAGTGAAAGCTACAGTATTTGTGAGAGATTTTTAAGCTTAGTAGATAGCGCTTGTGTTTATGCAAACGCATCTACTCGTTTTAGCGACGGCGGCGAGTTTGGATTTGGTGCAGAGATCGGTATAAGCACAAATAAACTTCACGCAAGAGGTCCGGTTGGATTAAATGAGCTCACTACTTATAAATACATAATCCGCGCAAATGGGCAGATAATATAA